A section of the Anabaena cylindrica PCC 7122 genome encodes:
- a CDS encoding NUDIX domain-containing protein, with translation MSYKNPAPTVDIIIELIDRPHRPIVLIERHNQPLGWALPGGFVDYGEPVEVAARREAEEEIGLKVELVEQLLVYSDPSRDPRQHTISIVFLATATGKPLAGDDAKGVGIFEPWSIPGNLCFDHDRILRDYWRYRNYGIRPRLG, from the coding sequence ATGAGTTACAAAAATCCTGCGCCAACAGTTGATATTATTATCGAATTAATTGATAGACCGCATCGACCGATTGTATTAATTGAGCGACATAATCAGCCTTTAGGATGGGCTTTACCAGGTGGCTTTGTCGATTATGGTGAGCCGGTGGAGGTAGCAGCGCGGCGCGAGGCTGAGGAAGAAATAGGATTAAAGGTGGAGTTGGTCGAGCAGTTATTGGTATATTCTGACCCCAGTCGTGATCCTCGTCAGCATACAATCAGCATTGTGTTTTTGGCTACTGCGACGGGTAAGCCTTTAGCGGGTGATGATGCTAAGGGTGTGGGGATTTTTGAGCCTTGGTCTATTCCTGGTAATTTGTGTTTTGATCATGACCGGATTTTGCGCGATTATTGGCGGTATAGAAATTATGGGATTCGTCCAAGATTAGGATAA
- a CDS encoding Rid family detoxifying hydrolase: protein MDAEELLEKYAAGELKFHSVNLRGVNLTGANLSGIDFTSADLTGVDLNDANLSKANLNSTNLTRASLTNANLSELVNSSSINLTWADLSGANLREANISSANFSNANLDNANLSKANLDSTNFSNAHLDNANLRDATLQYTNFTEASLIDANLARTNLNSANFSEANLTDCDLSQAINLTKITLKNTNFQRAKIRGVNLSQKDLSGMNFAEADLGAANLNGVNFQKASLKGINLGKAELQKVNLMRANLDNANLKKADLTGANIYGATFKNADLTGAIMPDGEVYTTSVDLDFDKPDAPLPKDPKEIYIMTRKVIRTDKAPAPVGPYNQAILASGQMLFVAGQIAIDPRLGDVVYTEDVVKQTEQVMRNLEAILTEAGATFKDVVKTGVFLADMNDFAAVNAVYAKYFPEDTAPARACVEVSRLPKNVLVEIECIAVIGG from the coding sequence ATGGACGCTGAGGAACTTTTAGAAAAATATGCTGCTGGGGAACTGAAGTTTCATTCTGTAAATCTGAGAGGGGTGAATCTTACAGGTGCAAATCTAAGTGGAATAGACTTCACAAGTGCAGATTTAACAGGGGTAGATTTGAATGATGCAAATTTGAGTAAAGCAAATCTTAACAGTACAAATCTCACTAGGGCATCTCTGACAAATGCTAATTTGAGTGAGTTGGTGAATAGTTCGAGTATAAATCTGACTTGGGCAGACCTGAGTGGTGCCAATTTGAGGGAAGCAAATATAAGTAGTGCCAATTTTAGTAATGCTAACTTGGATAATGCCAATTTGAGCAAAGCAAACTTAGATAGTACTAATTTTAGTAACGCTCACCTGGATAATGCCAACTTGAGAGATGCTACTCTACAATATACAAATTTCACTGAAGCCTCTTTGATAGATGCAAACTTGGCTAGAACTAACCTCAATTCTGCTAATTTTAGTGAAGCTAACTTGACAGATTGCGATTTGAGTCAAGCAATAAATCTCACTAAGATCACACTCAAAAATACCAATTTCCAAAGAGCTAAAATTCGAGGTGTTAATTTATCACAGAAAGATTTATCAGGTATGAATTTTGCTGAAGCTGATTTGGGTGCGGCAAACCTCAATGGTGTAAATTTCCAAAAAGCTTCTCTGAAAGGTATAAATTTAGGGAAAGCCGAACTGCAAAAAGTAAACTTGATGAGAGCAAATCTGGACAATGCAAATCTCAAAAAAGCAGATTTAACCGGTGCGAATATTTATGGTGCAACCTTTAAAAATGCTGACCTCACAGGTGCGATAATGCCAGATGGAGAAGTTTATACGACATCTGTTGATTTAGACTTCGATAAACCAGATGCACCATTACCAAAAGATCCAAAAGAGATTTATATTATGACTCGTAAAGTTATCCGTACTGATAAAGCACCTGCACCAGTTGGCCCTTATAATCAAGCAATTCTCGCTTCTGGACAAATGTTGTTTGTTGCTGGACAAATCGCTATTGATCCTCGTTTGGGTGATGTTGTCTACACCGAAGATGTAGTCAAGCAAACTGAACAGGTAATGAGGAATCTTGAAGCTATTCTGACAGAAGCCGGTGCAACTTTTAAAGATGTAGTTAAAACGGGTGTATTTTTAGCGGATATGAATGATTTTGCCGCTGTGAATGCGGTTTATGCAAAATATTTTCCTGAAGATACAGCCCCCGCACGCGCTTGTGTGGAGGTGTCGCGTTTACCTAAAAATGTATTGGTAGAAATTGAGTGTATTGCTGTAATTGGTGGTTAA
- the malQ gene encoding 4-alpha-glucanotransferase produces the protein MPFPRSSGILLHPSSFPSRFGIGDLGLEAYRFIDFLKNSYQQYWQVLPLGPTGYGNSPYMCYSAMAGNYFLISLEKLVDEGFLAEADFANLPEFPTDKVDFEQAIPIKVNLLKKACENFKTQATAIQRKAFHHFCNTKGYWLDNYALFMALKDARNGASWHTWEPQLARREPAALSQIERELTDEIFYYKFVEYEFFRQWSELKNYANQNGIDIIGDIPIYVAHDSADVWANPDNFALDEETGEAALMAGVPPDYFSATGQLWGNPVYNWEELQKQDFKWWVQRFEAMLDYVDIIRIDHFRGFEAYWAVPQGEETAVNGEWIEAPGVAFFEVIKQKLGKLPILAEDLGIITPEVEALRDQFEFPGMKVLHFAFGSDPGNPFLPFNYPRNAVVYTGTHDNDTTVGWFNSANDYEKQNLLLYLGSISPDGINWDLIRLALSSIANQAIIPLQDVLGLGTQARMNYPSTAEGNWGWRYQAGVLSGELCDRLQNLTKLYGRAPSNS, from the coding sequence ATGCCTTTTCCTAGATCAAGCGGTATTTTGTTACATCCAAGTTCCTTTCCCAGCCGTTTTGGTATTGGGGATTTAGGTTTAGAAGCTTATCGTTTTATTGATTTTCTCAAAAATAGTTATCAGCAATATTGGCAAGTTTTACCTCTTGGCCCCACTGGGTACGGTAATTCTCCTTATATGTGCTACTCAGCAATGGCAGGAAATTACTTTTTGATTAGTCTAGAAAAACTGGTAGATGAGGGTTTTTTAGCTGAAGCTGATTTTGCTAATTTACCAGAATTTCCGACAGATAAGGTAGATTTTGAGCAAGCTATCCCTATTAAAGTTAATCTGCTCAAAAAAGCTTGCGAGAATTTTAAAACTCAAGCAACTGCTATCCAACGCAAAGCATTTCATCATTTCTGTAACACCAAAGGCTATTGGCTCGATAATTATGCCTTATTTATGGCGCTTAAAGATGCCCGAAATGGTGCAAGTTGGCATACTTGGGAACCACAACTGGCAAGAAGAGAACCAGCAGCATTATCCCAAATAGAACGAGAACTCACAGATGAAATATTTTATTACAAATTCGTTGAATATGAGTTTTTCCGTCAGTGGTCAGAATTGAAGAATTATGCCAATCAAAATGGCATAGATATTATTGGTGATATCCCCATTTATGTAGCTCATGATAGTGCTGATGTGTGGGCAAATCCCGATAATTTTGCTCTAGATGAAGAAACAGGTGAAGCGGCTTTAATGGCGGGTGTACCACCTGATTATTTTAGCGCTACGGGTCAATTATGGGGCAACCCGGTTTACAACTGGGAGGAGTTGCAAAAGCAAGACTTTAAGTGGTGGGTGCAACGCTTTGAAGCAATGCTAGATTATGTAGATATAATTCGCATTGACCATTTCCGGGGTTTTGAGGCTTATTGGGCTGTACCTCAAGGGGAAGAAACTGCTGTTAATGGTGAATGGATTGAAGCTCCTGGAGTTGCTTTTTTTGAAGTTATTAAACAGAAGTTGGGTAAGTTGCCCATTTTGGCAGAAGATTTGGGGATTATTACACCGGAAGTGGAAGCACTGCGAGATCAGTTTGAGTTTCCTGGGATGAAGGTGTTACATTTTGCTTTTGGTTCTGACCCTGGTAATCCGTTTTTACCTTTTAATTACCCCAGAAATGCTGTAGTTTATACTGGTACTCATGATAATGATACGACTGTAGGCTGGTTTAATAGTGCCAATGATTACGAAAAGCAAAATTTGTTGCTTTATTTGGGATCTATTAGTCCTGATGGGATAAACTGGGATTTAATTCGATTAGCTCTGAGTTCCATCGCTAATCAAGCGATTATTCCTTTACAGGATGTTTTAGGACTAGGGACTCAAGCCAGAATGAATTATCCTAGTACTGCTGAGGGTAATTGGGGTTGGCGCTATCAGGCTGGGGTTTTGAGTGGGGAATTGTGCGATCGCTTGCAAAATCTTACCAAACTCTATGGCCGCGCTCCGAGTAATTCCTAA